A section of the Brassica napus cultivar Da-Ae unplaced genomic scaffold, Da-Ae ScsIHWf_3147;HRSCAF=3966, whole genome shotgun sequence genome encodes:
- the LOC125603309 gene encoding protein Ycf2-like has product MKGHQFKSWIFELREIVREIKNSHYFLDSWTQINSVGSFIHIFFHQERFRKLLDPRIFSILLLRNSQGSTSNRYFTIKGVVLFVVAALLYRINNRNMVESKNLYLKGLLPIPMNSIGPRNDTSEESFGSSNINRLIVSLLYFTKGKKISESCFRDPKESTRVLPITKKCIMPESNWSSRWWRNWIGKKRDFCCKISNETVAGIDISFKEKDIKYLEFLFVYYMDDPIRKGHDWELFDRLSPNKRRNIINLNSGQLFEILVKDWICYLMFAFREKIPIEVEGFFKQQGAGSTIQSNDIEHVSHLFSRNKRAISLQNCAQFHMWQFHQDLFVSWGKNPHESDFLRKISRENWIWLDNVWLVNKDRFFSKVRNVSSNIQYDSTRSSFVQVTDSSQLNGSSDQFIDPFDSISNEDSEYHYHTLINQREIQQLKERSILWDPSFIQTEGREIESDRFPKYLSGYSSMPRLFTEREKRMNNHLLPEESEEFFWNSTRAIRSFFSDRWSELHLGSNPTERSTRDQKLLKKEQDVSFVPSRRSENKEIVNIFKIITYLQNTVSIHPISSDLGCDTVPKDELDMDSSNKISFLNKNPFFYLFHLFHERKRGGYTLRHDFESEERFQEMADLFTLSITEPDLVYHKGFAFSIDSYGLDQRQFLKEVFNSRDELKKKSLLVLPPIFYEENESFYRRIRKNWVRISCGNFFEDPKPKEWYLLATT; this is encoded by the coding sequence ATGAAAGGACATCAATTCAAATCCTGGATTTTCGAATTGAGAGAAATAGTGAGAGAGATCAAGAATTCTCACTATTTCTTAGATTCATGGACCCAAATCAATTCAGTGGGATCtttcattcatatttttttccacCAAGAACGTTTTAGAAAACTCTTGGACCCTCGAATTTTTAGTATCCTACTTTTGCGCAATTCACAGGGTTCAACAAGCAATCGATATTTCACGATCAAGGGTGTAGTACTATTTGTAGTAGCGGCCCTTCTATATCGTATTAACAATCGAAATATGGTCGAAAGCAAAAATCTCTATTTGAAAGGGCTTCTTCCTATACCTATGAATTCCATTGGACCCAGAAATGATACATCGGAAGAATCTTTTGGGTCTTCCAATATCAATAGGTTGATTGTTTCGCTCCTGTAttttacaaaaggaaaaaagatcTCTGAGAGCTGTTTCCGGGATCCGAAAGAGAGTACTCGGGTTCTCCCAATAACTAAAAAGTGTATCATGCCTGAATCTAACTGGAGTTCGCGGTGGTGGAGGAACTGGATCGGAAAAAAGAGggatttttgttgtaagatATCTAATGAAACCGTCGCTGGAATTGATATCTCATTTAAAgagaaagatatcaaatatctggagtttctttttgtatattatatggaTGATCCGATCCGCAAGGGCCATGATTGGGAATTGTTTGATCGTCTTTCTCCGAATAAGAGGCGAAACATAATCAACTTGAATTCGGGACAGCTATTCGAAATCTTAGTGAAAGACTGGATTTGTTATCTCATGTTTGCTTTTCGTGAAAAAATACCAATTGAAGTGGAGGGTTTCTTCAAACAACAAGGAGCTGGGTCAACTATTCAATCAAATGATATTGAGCATGTTTCCCATCTCTTCTCGAGAAACAAGCGGGCTATTTCTTTGCAAAATTGTGCTCAATTTCATATGTGGCAATTCCACCAAGATCTCTTCGTTAGTTGGGGGAAGAATCCGCACGAATCGGATTTTTTGAGGAAAATATCGAGAGAGAATTGGATTTGGTTAGACAATGTGTGGTTGGTAAACAAGGATAGATTTTTTAGCAAGGTACGAAATGTATCGTCAAATATTCAATATGATTCTACAAGATCTAGTTTCGTTCAAGTAACGGATTCTAGCCAATTGAACGGATCTTCTGATCAATTCATAGATCCTTTCGATTCCATTAGTAATGAGGATTCGGAATATCACTATCACACATTGATCAATCAAAGAGAGATTCAACAACTAAAAGAAAGATCGATTCTTTGGGATCCTTCCTTTATTCAAACGGAAGGAAGAGAGATAGAATCAGACCGATTCCCTAAATACCTTTCTGGATATTCCTCAATGCCCCGGCTATTCACGGAACGTGAAAAGCGAATGAATAATCATCTGCTTCCGGAAGAAAGCgaagaatttttttggaattctacAAGAGCCATTCGTTCTTTTTTCTCTGACAGATGGTCAGAACTTCATCTGGGTTCGAATCCTACTGAGAGGTCCACTAGGGATCAGAAATTGTTGAAGAAAGAACAAGATGTTTCTTTTGTCCCTTCCAGGCGatcggaaaataaagaaatagttaatatattcaAGATAATTACGTATTTACAAAATACCGTCTCAATTCATCCTATTTCATCAGATCTGGGATGTGATACGGTTCCGAAGGATGAACTGGATATGGACAGTTCCAATAAGATTTCATTCTTGaacaaaaatccatttttttatttatttcatctaTTCCATGAACGGAAGAGGGGGGGATACACGTTACGCCACGATTTTGAGTCAGAAGAGAGATTTCAAGAAATGGCAGATCTATTCACTCTATCAATAACCGAGCCGGATCTGGTGTATCATAAGGGATTTGCCTTTTCTATTGATTCCTACGGATTGGATCAAAGACAATTCTTGAAGGAGGTTTTCAACTCCAGGgatgaattgaaaaagaaatctTTATTGGTTCTACCTCctattttttatgaagaaaatgaatcttTTTATCGAAGGATCAGAAAAAATTGGGTCCGGATCTCCTGCGGGAATTTTTTTGAagatccaaaaccaaaagagTGGTATTTGCTAGCAACAACATAA